Proteins encoded in a region of the Sugiyamaella lignohabitans strain CBS 10342 chromosome B, complete sequence genome:
- the QDR2 gene encoding Qdr2p (Plasma membrane transporter of the major facilitator superfamily; member of the 12-spanner drug:H(+) antiporter DHA1 family; exports copper; has broad substrate specificity and can transport many mono- and divalent cations; transports a variety of drugs and is required for resistance to quinidine, barban, cisplatin, and bleomycin; contributes to potassium homeostasis; expression is regulated by copper; GO_component: GO:0016021 - integral component of membrane [Evidence IEA,IEA]; GO_component: GO:0016021 - integral component of membrane [Evidence ISM] [PMID 12192589]; GO_component: GO:0005887 - integral component of plasma membrane [Evidence IDA] [PMID 15215105]; GO_component: GO:0016020 - membrane [Evidence IEA,IEA]; GO_component: GO:0005886 - plasma membrane [Evidence IEA,IEA]; GO_function: GO:0008324 - cation transmembrane transporter activity [Evidence IMP] [PMID 23106982]; GO_function: GO:0015238 - drug transmembrane transporter activity [Evidence IMP] [PMID 15215105]; GO_function: GO:0015238 - drug transmembrane transporter activity [Evidence IMP] [PMID 15649438]; GO_function: GO:0005215 - transporter activity [Evidence IEA]; GO_process: GO:0060003 - copper ion export [Evidence IMP] [PMID 23106982]; GO_process: GO:0006855 - drug transmembrane transport [Evidence IMP] [PMID 15215105]; GO_process: GO:0006855 - drug transmembrane transport [Evidence IMP] [PMID 15649438]; GO_process: GO:0006811 - ion transport [Evidence IEA]; GO_process: GO:0010107 - potassium ion import [Evidence IGI,IMP] [PMID 17189489]; GO_process: GO:0006813 - potassium ion transport [Evidence IEA]; GO_process: GO:0055085 - transmembrane transport [Evidence IEA]; GO_process: GO:0006810 - transport [Evidence IEA,IEA]), with protein MSSSSTVGSSPLDAGFGSPPVDNRHELYSESGGLEDQEKRLEGHGQPESEKQLEAGNESESQNQSQKLQVNQRRVSDHDLYNDHENGNENHPIPLSLGPKDEENQNEPEMAKITTNASSFQPPVTIYGPYERYLITGIASWAAFFSTVSVPIYLPAFSAIGADFHVSTEKLNLTVTVYSVFQGLSPAFWAPMSDAYGRRPVYFLCFMLYIGACIGLALAKDYWTIFGLRMLQAAGIASTVATLNGVIADITSRRNRGIYMGISGGIGLLGNCFGPIIGGGITQGMGWRSIFWFLVIAACVTLLAIVFLLPETNRFIAGDGSIYPSNVINMSPYAFIRHKTRGVPFIKGEPEYDPSVIPERTNRVSFFGTIKLLRELDVVLVLIPNALHYTTWFMVLTSMSSLLSSEYGFSSSKVGLAYLASGAGSLLGSIVSGRLMTYRYRKVLAQFKADCAAKGKPVNMHEFTIQKARMDVTMAASIILCGSCIIYGWTIQKHVHYIVPILSTFLTSSSATYVINTSSTLLVDLFPNESASSTAVVNLTRCLLCAVGLAVVDKMIRSLGAGGAFTLMSGICILSMALIQIEINHGQKIDRRRRARKGLDNQRL; from the coding sequence ATGTCATCTTCGTCCACAGTGGGATCCAGTCCCTTGGACGCTGGCTTTGGATCTCCTCCTGTGGATAATCGACATGAATTATATAGTGAGTCGGGTGGACTAGAGGATCAAGAGAAGCGTTTAGAGGGACATGGTCAGCCAGAAAGTGAAAAACAGCTCGAAGCTGGAAATGAAAGCGAGAGCCAGAACCAGAGTCAGAAGCTACAAGTGAATCAAAGACGTGTATCTGATCATGACCTGTATAATGACCATGAAAATGGCAATGAAAACCATCCTATCCCACTATCTCTGGGCCCtaaagatgaagagaatcAGAACGAGCCAGAAATGGCCAAGATCACTACAAATGCAAGCAGTTTTCAACCTCCTGTGACTATATATGGGCCCTATGAGCGATATTTAATTACTGGTATAGCGTCATGGGCAGCCTTTTTCTCGACTGTGTCGGTGCCTATTTATCTACCTGCATTTTCAGCTATTGGAGCCGACTTTCATGTTTCTACAGAAAAGCTAAATCTTACGGTGACGGTGTACTCCGTCTTCCAGGGCCTGTCTCCAGCGTTTTGGGCACCCATGTCTGACGCTTACGGGAGAAGACCAGTCTACTTTTTATGCTTTATGTTATATATTGGCGCATGTATAGGACTGGCTCTGGCCAAAGACTACTGGACTATATTCGGACTTCGAATGCTTCAGGCTGCTGGCATTGCATCTACAGTCGCTACATTAAATGGCGTTATAGCAGATATCACCTCAAGACGGAATCGAGGTATATACATGGGTATCTCGGGTGGTATTGGGCTTCTAGGGAATTGTTTTGGACCAattattggtggtggtataACTCAAGGAATGGGCTGGAGATCCATTTTCTGGTTCCTAGTTATCGCTGCATGTGTCACTTTATTGGCCATTGTATTTTTACTTCCAGAAACCAACCGGTTTATTGCAGGAGACGGGTCTATCTATCCATCGAATGTGATTAACATGTCTCCATATGCATTTATTCGACACAAGACTCGGGGAGTCCCTTTTATCAAAGGTGAGCCTGAATATGACCCATCAGTGATTCCTGAGCGAACAAACCGAGTTAGCTTTTTCGGAACCATCAAATTGCTACGAGAATTGGACGTGGTTTTAGTTTTGATTCCAAACGCATTGCATTATACCACCTGGTTCATGGTACTCACTTCCATGTCAAGTTTATTAAGTTCCGAGTATGGATTTTCGTCATCCAAAGTAGGTTTGGCATATTTGGCAAGCGGTGCAGGTAGTTTGCTTGGAAGCATTGTATCTGGTCGATTAATGACATATCGATACCGGAAAGTGCTTGCTCAATTCAAGGCAGACTGTGCTGCTAAAGGGAAACCTGTCAACATGCACGAGTTCACCATTCAAAAGGCAAGAATGGATGTCACCATGGCGGCATCTATAATTTTATGCGGATCTTGCATAATCTACGGATGGACCATTCAGAAGCATGTCCACTATATTGTACCCATTCTGTCGACATTTTTAACTTCGAGTTCTGCCACATATGTGATTAACACCTCTAGTACTCTACTGGTTGACTTGTTTCCCAACGAGTCTGCTAGCTCGACAGCAGTAGTCAACTTAACACGATGCCTTCTTTGTGCTGTCGGACTAGCAGTTGTGGACAAGATGATTCGCTCGCtaggagcaggaggagcTTTCACGTTGATGTCAGGTATTTGCATACTATCTATGGCCCTGATTCAGATTGAAATTAACCATGGCCAGAAAATAGACCGAAGACGGAGAGCTAGAAAAGGGCTTGACAACCAGCGTCTGTGA